In Myxococcus stipitatus, the following are encoded in one genomic region:
- a CDS encoding IS630 family transposase, with amino-acid sequence MLCPVDGRLCRPERYLAHGEEGLRDGRARNGTSKVDEDFKQALREVLIGTPPECGWQRPTWSRELLCLEMGRRGEPAVSVTTMGRALCAVGASLKRPKPFVRCPWPRMKRQRRIFQLRRLAAASCAREPVFYVDEVDIHLNPKVGPDWMLKGRRRYVLTPGNNEKRYLAGALNAKTRKMTWVKGRSKASPLFISLLWRLATENQRARRIHLILDNASIHDSRKTRLALAQQGGRIVLHFLPPYCPEENRIERRWLDLHASVTRNHRCKSMDELMDNVEVYLQARNDCGEASPALRRTVPLAA; translated from the coding sequence GTGCTGTGCCCCGTCGACGGTCGTCTCTGCCGTCCAGAGCGCTACCTCGCCCACGGCGAGGAGGGCCTGCGGGACGGGCGGGCGCGCAATGGCACGTCCAAGGTGGACGAGGACTTCAAACAGGCCCTGCGTGAAGTCCTCATCGGCACGCCCCCGGAGTGCGGCTGGCAGCGCCCCACCTGGAGCCGCGAGCTGCTGTGCCTGGAAATGGGCCGCCGGGGAGAACCTGCGGTGTCCGTGACCACGATGGGCAGAGCGCTCTGCGCGGTGGGGGCGAGCCTCAAGAGGCCCAAGCCCTTCGTGAGATGCCCGTGGCCGCGGATGAAGCGGCAACGGAGAATCTTCCAGTTGCGCAGGCTGGCGGCAGCCTCCTGTGCCCGAGAGCCGGTCTTCTACGTGGACGAGGTGGACATTCACCTCAACCCGAAGGTCGGCCCGGATTGGATGCTGAAAGGCCGCAGACGCTACGTGCTGACTCCCGGCAACAACGAGAAGCGCTACCTCGCCGGCGCGTTGAACGCCAAGACGCGCAAGATGACGTGGGTGAAGGGCCGCAGCAAGGCCAGCCCCCTCTTCATCTCGCTGCTGTGGCGGCTGGCCACCGAGAACCAGCGAGCGCGGCGCATCCACCTCATCCTCGACAATGCCTCCATCCACGACAGCAGAAAGACGCGCCTGGCCCTGGCCCAACAGGGCGGCCGAATCGTCCTGCACTTCCTGCCGCCCTACTGCCCCGAGGAAAATCGCATCGAGCGCCGCTGGCTCGACTTGCACGCCAGTGTCACCCGGAACCATCGCTGCAAATCCATGGACGAGCTGATGGATAACGTGGAGGTCTACCTCCAGGCTCGAAACGACTGCGGCGAGGCCAGTCCAGCGCTACGCCGAACTGTCCCTCTTGCCGCGTAG
- a CDS encoding right-handed parallel beta-helix repeat-containing protein: MLEHTEVQHSAAGISIVDSAPLVSRNHIHYHGTGSATLMLERSQSLVRVNLIEHNTTQQALFIYACNSRLIRNTFQDIIGLVLHANNILKCPDGAAPATVERNQFLRNSSSALRVLSGDAQLRHNTIRGNFRNTGPEWVGSGTAMSISMRTVVLNRSSRSSNTYAARGTVRRSAGLASPQSFRAWR, from the coding sequence GTGCTCGAACACACGGAGGTCCAGCACAGCGCCGCAGGTATCTCCATCGTCGACAGCGCTCCGTTGGTGAGCCGCAATCACATCCATTACCATGGCACCGGGAGTGCCACGCTCATGCTGGAGCGCTCCCAGTCTCTCGTGCGCGTCAACCTCATCGAACACAACACGACGCAGCAGGCGCTCTTCATCTACGCGTGCAACAGCCGCCTCATCCGGAACACCTTCCAGGACATCATCGGCCTGGTCCTTCATGCGAACAACATCCTGAAGTGCCCGGACGGCGCGGCTCCCGCCACGGTCGAGCGCAATCAATTCCTGCGCAACAGCAGCTCCGCCCTCCGGGTCCTCAGCGGAGACGCCCAGCTCCGCCACAACACGATTCGCGGCAACTTCAGGAACACAGGCCCGGAGTGGGTGGGCTCGGGAACCGCCATGAGCATCAGCATGAGGACCGTGGTCCTAAACCGAAGTTCACGATCCTCGAACACCTACGCGGCAAGAGGGACAGTTCGGCGTAGCGCTGGACTGGCCTCGCCGCAGTCGTTTCGAGCCTGGAGGTAG
- a CDS encoding nuclear transport factor 2 family protein, whose product MNPHSQLIVDFYSAFQRRDAKAMNACYHPDVEFSDAVFVGLRHGGTTAMWSMLCERGKDLEVSFRDVHADERTGRVHWDAHYTFSTTGRKVLNRIDAAFEFRDGKIVRHRDHFDFWAWSRQALGPTGLVLGWTPFLQNKVRSQARRSLDKYIQERGLPTP is encoded by the coding sequence ATGAATCCGCACTCGCAGCTCATCGTCGACTTCTACTCGGCGTTTCAACGCCGCGACGCGAAGGCCATGAACGCCTGCTATCACCCCGACGTGGAGTTCTCCGACGCGGTCTTCGTTGGACTGCGCCACGGCGGAACCACTGCCATGTGGAGCATGCTCTGCGAGCGCGGCAAGGACCTGGAGGTCTCCTTCCGAGACGTCCACGCCGACGAGCGCACCGGCCGGGTTCACTGGGACGCCCACTACACCTTCTCCACCACCGGCCGGAAGGTCCTCAACCGCATCGACGCGGCGTTCGAGTTCCGCGATGGCAAGATTGTCCGCCACCGCGACCACTTCGACTTCTGGGCCTGGTCCCGACAGGCCCTCGGCCCCACGGGACTCGTGCTCGGCTGGACGCCGTTCCTCCAGAACAAGGTCCGAAGCCAGGCTCGACGCTCCCTGGACAAGTACATCCAGGAGCGCGGCCTCCCGACGCCCTGA
- a CDS encoding IS3 family transposase (programmed frameshift): MVEKAKRRRFSAEDKRRILEEADRCTKPGEVGALLRREGLYSSLLSVWRRQREAGGQAALEPVKRGPPAKVPAPGVRRIAELEKELARAQAKLKRAEALLDLQKKGIGNPGSGTAQARRGALMAAAREAVGELGVFPVCQVMGLSRATFYRSLRPTQGAARGRRQPRALSAEQRAEVLRVLHEPRFADAAPAEVYAQLLDEGRYLCSERTLYRVLAENQEVRERRNQLRHPNHPVPQVHATKPNELWSWDISKLHGPGKWTYFYLYVVLDVYSRAVVGWMVAHRESAALAQKLLAQTCERQGIQPGQLTIHADRGSSMTSKPVALLMADLGVTKTHSRPHVSNDNPFSEAHFKTLKYRPDFPRVFGCLQDARGFCADFFRWYNEEHHHSGLGLLTPHDVHHGLAHARLSARAVVLEAAFAAHPERFPHGLPKPQALPNAVWINNPAHLPNSKAAAH; encoded by the exons GTGGTGGAGAAGGCAAAGCGTCGTCGCTTCAGCGCGGAGGACAAGCGGCGCATCCTCGAGGAAGCGGACCGGTGCACGAAGCCCGGAGAGGTGGGCGCACTTCTGCGCCGTGAGGGGCTGTACTCCTCACTGTTGAGCGTGTGGCGACGTCAACGCGAGGCCGGAGGACAGGCCGCCCTGGAGCCAGTCAAGCGAGGCCCCCCGGCGAAGGTGCCCGCGCCCGGGGTCCGGAGAATCGCCGAGTTGGAGAAGGAGTTGGCGCGTGCCCAGGCGAAACTCAAACGCGCCGAGGCCCTGTTGGACCTCCAAAAAAAAG GTATCGGAAATCCTGGGAGTGGAACTGCCCAAGCCAGACGAGGAGCCCTGATGGCGGCGGCACGAGAGGCCGTGGGAGAGCTGGGAGTCTTTCCGGTGTGCCAGGTGATGGGCCTGTCGCGAGCCACCTTCTACCGGAGCCTGCGGCCGACGCAGGGGGCGGCCCGTGGACGTCGCCAGCCAAGGGCCTTGTCCGCCGAGCAGCGGGCCGAGGTGCTCCGCGTACTGCACGAGCCGAGATTCGCGGATGCGGCGCCCGCGGAAGTCTACGCGCAACTGCTCGATGAAGGGCGCTACCTGTGCTCGGAGCGGACGCTGTACCGGGTGCTGGCCGAGAACCAGGAGGTACGAGAGCGCCGCAACCAACTGCGCCACCCCAACCATCCGGTGCCCCAGGTGCACGCGACGAAGCCGAACGAACTCTGGAGCTGGGATATCTCCAAGCTGCACGGCCCAGGAAAGTGGACGTACTTCTACCTCTACGTCGTCCTCGACGTGTACAGCCGCGCTGTCGTCGGTTGGATGGTGGCGCACCGCGAGTCGGCCGCGCTCGCCCAGAAGCTCCTGGCGCAAACCTGCGAGCGCCAGGGCATCCAACCTGGCCAGCTGACGATTCATGCGGACCGTGGCTCCTCCATGACGTCCAAGCCCGTGGCTCTGCTGATGGCGGACCTCGGCGTGACGAAGACGCACTCCCGGCCCCACGTCTCCAACGACAACCCCTTCAGCGAGGCCCACTTCAAGACGCTGAAGTATCGGCCCGACTTCCCCCGCGTCTTCGGCTGCCTCCAGGATGCACGCGGCTTCTGTGCCGACTTCTTCCGTTGGTACAACGAGGAGCACCACCACTCGGGACTGGGTCTGCTCACCCCTCACGACGTCCACCACGGCCTGGCCCACGCGCGCCTCTCGGCCCGCGCCGTCGTCCTCGAGGCAGCCTTCGCCGCTCATCCCGAGCGATTCCCCCACGGACTCCCGAAGCCCCAGGCCCTTCCGAACGCTGTCTGGATTAACAACCCCGCGCACCTCCCCAACTCAAAGGCGGCTGCGCACTAA
- a CDS encoding transposase, which produces MEAAPVRLRDACTPPGAEKGGLVRRLKCLKAQSPRAVLLILDSTVLRWFPPLRAAWAPVGKQAEVLITGENAKRTLWGAINPRTGHRVVATSQRGQQEDFMAFLRQLRLAYPGRPVLLLLDQASCHTAQRSQALAARLDIHLLWLPKQRPELNAMDHVWRALKLHISANRQYPSVDDHIDAAVLWVLSLTPIQALRKAGILAEGFWLWDLLENFWLPT; this is translated from the coding sequence CTGGAAGCGGCCCCGGTACGTCTACGTGACGCGTGCACCCCACCTGGGGCAGAAAAAGGGGGCCTTGTCCGCCGTCTGAAGTGTCTGAAAGCCCAATCACCTCGGGCGGTCCTCCTCATCCTGGACAGCACGGTGCTGCGCTGGTTTCCACCCCTGCGCGCGGCGTGGGCTCCGGTAGGCAAACAAGCCGAAGTGCTCATCACCGGCGAAAATGCCAAACGCACCTTGTGGGGAGCCATCAATCCACGGACTGGCCACCGCGTCGTAGCCACCAGCCAGCGGGGGCAGCAAGAGGACTTCATGGCCTTCCTGCGCCAACTTCGCCTTGCTTACCCGGGCCGCCCGGTGCTGCTGCTCCTGGACCAGGCCAGTTGCCACACCGCTCAGCGGTCGCAAGCGCTCGCAGCGCGACTGGACATCCACCTGCTCTGGTTGCCCAAACAACGTCCCGAGCTCAACGCCATGGACCATGTTTGGAGAGCGCTGAAGCTGCACATCTCGGCCAATCGCCAGTACCCCAGCGTCGATGACCACATCGACGCCGCCGTCCTGTGGGTGCTCTCGCTCACTCCCATACAGGCCCTCCGCAAGGCGGGTATTCTCGCGGAGGGTTTCTGGCTGTGGGATTTGTTAGAGAACTTCTGGCTACCTACTTAG
- a CDS encoding plasmid pRiA4b ORF-3 family protein codes for MASRKKTTAEPSIHVLHVELVGIQPAIWRELHVRSDTPLSKLHDVLQEAFGWTHSHMHVFEDTSRQQYGHRAAGDSDDFGFGGPPLRDERKYTVTDIAPRARNTFGYIYDFGDDWVHRIRVKKVQPPEPGRRYPACTAGERAAPPDDCGGIPGYERLLEILQDTKHEEHEEMLEWVGGSFDPEAFDLNATDKAVRAVR; via the coding sequence ATGGCTTCCCGTAAGAAGACAACTGCCGAGCCTTCCATTCACGTGCTGCACGTCGAGTTGGTGGGCATCCAGCCGGCCATCTGGCGCGAGCTTCACGTGCGCAGCGACACGCCTCTGTCGAAGCTACACGACGTCCTGCAAGAGGCCTTCGGCTGGACCCACAGCCACATGCACGTATTCGAGGACACTTCGCGGCAGCAATACGGCCACCGGGCTGCTGGAGACTCCGATGACTTTGGCTTCGGGGGCCCTCCGCTGCGGGATGAGCGCAAGTACACAGTTACGGACATCGCCCCGCGCGCTCGAAACACCTTCGGCTACATCTACGACTTCGGCGACGACTGGGTGCACCGCATCCGCGTGAAGAAGGTGCAGCCTCCAGAGCCCGGCAGGAGATACCCCGCCTGTACCGCAGGAGAGCGGGCGGCACCGCCCGATGACTGCGGCGGTATCCCTGGTTACGAGCGCCTGCTTGAGATTCTTCAGGACACCAAGCACGAGGAGCACGAGGAAATGCTCGAGTGGGTCGGAGGCTCATTTGACCCTGAAGCCTTCGACCTCAACGCCACCGACAAGGCCGTCCGCGCCGTCAGGTGA
- the def gene encoding peptide deformylase produces MALDIVIWPHKVLTSPTKPVTDFGPSLQTLLDQMAESMKEAEGIGIAANQVGESLRVALVGREDGTSFEIVNPQILEKKGAVTLEEGCLSVPREWEKCPRFHQVKVRYQDRTGEWHELEAEGRLAHVLQHEIDHLDGHVFVDHISSLKRTLILDRMKKLQKTKARQKGS; encoded by the coding sequence ATGGCTCTCGATATCGTCATCTGGCCGCACAAGGTTCTCACCTCTCCCACCAAGCCCGTGACTGACTTTGGTCCCTCGCTCCAGACGCTGCTGGACCAGATGGCCGAGTCCATGAAGGAAGCCGAGGGCATTGGTATCGCGGCCAACCAGGTGGGCGAGTCGCTGCGTGTGGCGTTGGTGGGGCGTGAGGACGGGACGTCGTTTGAAATCGTCAATCCGCAGATTCTGGAGAAGAAGGGCGCGGTGACCTTGGAGGAGGGGTGTCTCTCGGTTCCGAGGGAATGGGAGAAGTGCCCGCGTTTCCACCAGGTGAAGGTGCGCTACCAGGACAGGACGGGGGAGTGGCACGAGCTGGAGGCGGAGGGCCGTCTCGCCCATGTCCTCCAACACGAAATCGACCACCTGGATGGCCACGTCTTCGTGGACCACATCTCCAGCCTGAAGCGCACGCTCATCCTGGACCGGATGAAGAAGCTCCAGAAGACGAAGGCCCGGCAGAAGGGGAGCTGA
- a CDS encoding DUF2378 family protein — MTDMNPMLNGLEPQLARELEERVSLATREDTARGLFFNGALGAVKVLGGDSALQRCLDAAGEKKYVDFFNYPVASFLKLAFTAAQVMGPQLGGFDSALRRMGVQATTDFLSSAAGKTLLLLASNNPKRMVGNLHSGYRAAVSYGERGVKWTGDTSGVFTMKRDFMTPAYHEGVLQAVIEAVGGKQVQVHGRKTGPLDSEYSLSWQ; from the coding sequence ATGACAGACATGAATCCGATGTTGAACGGGCTTGAGCCCCAGCTTGCGCGCGAGCTGGAGGAGCGCGTGTCGCTGGCGACGCGCGAGGACACGGCTCGAGGGTTGTTTTTCAACGGTGCGCTGGGCGCGGTGAAGGTGCTGGGAGGTGATTCGGCGCTCCAGCGGTGCCTCGATGCGGCGGGAGAGAAGAAGTACGTCGACTTCTTCAACTACCCGGTGGCGTCGTTCCTGAAGCTGGCCTTCACGGCGGCGCAGGTGATGGGGCCGCAATTGGGCGGCTTCGACTCGGCCTTGCGGCGGATGGGAGTGCAGGCGACGACGGACTTCCTCTCGTCGGCGGCGGGGAAGACGTTGTTGTTGTTGGCGTCGAACAACCCGAAGCGGATGGTGGGCAACCTGCACTCGGGCTACCGCGCGGCGGTGAGCTACGGCGAGCGTGGAGTGAAGTGGACGGGGGACACGAGTGGAGTCTTCACCATGAAGCGGGACTTCATGACGCCGGCCTACCACGAGGGTGTGCTTCAGGCGGTCATCGAGGCCGTGGGTGGGAAGCAGGTGCAGGTGCACGGCAGGAAGACGGGGCCGCTCGACTCTGAGTATTCGCTGTCCTGGCAGTAG
- a CDS encoding helix-turn-helix transcriptional regulator, with translation MRGAETLKPKGPRGKSLPGATSELGVLLKDWRALRGKSQLSLALDAEVSPRHLAFIESGRAIPSQDMVPSQAGVLMLGLRERNAMLVAAGYAPALSANVSETVRTQQFSVQGDPGRDDESGGERGSGWGDRGGGEGKASSLQRGGQAAHPRGSGPVHEARRGGRTSAP, from the coding sequence ATGCGCGGCGCTGAGACCCTGAAGCCCAAGGGGCCCCGAGGAAAGAGTCTTCCGGGAGCCACCAGCGAACTCGGGGTGCTGTTGAAAGACTGGCGTGCACTGCGCGGCAAGAGCCAGCTGAGCTTGGCGCTCGACGCCGAGGTTTCCCCCCGACATCTCGCGTTCATCGAGTCAGGCCGAGCCATTCCCAGTCAAGACATGGTCCCGAGCCAGGCGGGCGTGCTGATGCTCGGTCTGCGTGAGCGCAACGCCATGCTCGTCGCGGCCGGCTATGCACCTGCCCTCTCTGCCAACGTGAGTGAGACAGTTCGTACCCAGCAGTTTAGTGTGCAGGGCGACCCAGGCAGGGACGATGAATCCGGTGGTGAAAGAGGCTCGGGTTGGGGAGACCGAGGTGGTGGAGAAGGCAAAGCGTCGTCGCTTCAGCGCGGAGGACAAGCGGCGCATCCTCGAGGAAGCGGACCGGTGCACGAAGCCCGGAGAGGTGGGCGCACTTCTGCGCCGTGA
- a CDS encoding IS3 family transposase (programmed frameshift), with protein MTEAKKPRRPRRSYTEEFKAGAVRLVLEEGKTTSQVARDLDLTLSALRMWVDQARADKGQGKPGALTSAERQELTKLRKQVRELEMERTLLKKLGGLHREGERVKFEFIRAEQAHFSVSWLCRMLEVSRSGFYAWSRRPKSARQREDSRLKVLVYEAHQKGRCTYGSPRIHRALHNQGVRVGRNRVIRLMREEKLVGRMRRRYRGTTMSDHQQPVAGNLLDRRFTAHRANERWVGDTTELSIPGGRLFLAAIIDLYSRFVVGWALSAVNDRHLTLKALDMALRRRCPAAGLLHHTDQGSTYASEDYQRVLKRHGIVCSMSRRGNCYDNAAMESWFSTLKNELGEVFESPHDAKVKLFDYIEVFYNQQRMHSAIGYAAPAEFERAAA; from the exons ATGACGGAAGCGAAGAAGCCGAGACGGCCCCGGCGTAGCTACACGGAGGAGTTCAAGGCCGGGGCCGTGAGGCTGGTGCTGGAGGAAGGAAAGACGACGTCTCAGGTGGCAAGGGACCTGGACTTGACGCTGTCGGCACTGAGGATGTGGGTGGACCAGGCCCGGGCGGACAAAGGCCAGGGCAAGCCAGGGGCGCTGACGAGTGCGGAGCGGCAGGAGCTCACGAAGCTGCGCAAGCAGGTGCGCGAGCTGGAAATGGAGCGGACGCTGCTAAAAAAAT TGGGTGGCCTACACCGCGAAGGAGAACGGGTGAAGTTCGAGTTCATCCGTGCGGAGCAGGCCCACTTCTCCGTCAGTTGGCTGTGCCGCATGCTGGAGGTGTCGCGTTCTGGCTTCTACGCATGGAGCCGGAGACCGAAGAGTGCGCGACAGAGGGAGGACTCCCGGCTGAAGGTGCTGGTGTATGAGGCCCACCAGAAGGGCCGCTGTACCTACGGAAGCCCGCGGATCCACCGTGCCCTGCACAACCAAGGAGTCCGCGTCGGCCGCAACCGTGTCATCCGTCTCATGCGCGAGGAGAAGTTGGTGGGCCGAATGCGTCGACGCTACCGCGGCACGACGATGAGCGACCACCAGCAGCCGGTGGCGGGCAATCTGCTCGACAGGCGGTTCACCGCGCACCGCGCGAATGAGCGCTGGGTGGGAGACACCACGGAGCTGTCCATCCCCGGAGGCAGGCTCTTCCTGGCGGCCATCATCGACCTCTATTCACGCTTCGTCGTGGGTTGGGCTCTCAGCGCGGTGAACGACAGGCACTTGACGCTCAAGGCGCTCGACATGGCGCTGCGCCGTCGATGCCCGGCCGCAGGTCTCTTGCACCACACCGACCAGGGGAGCACGTACGCGAGTGAGGACTACCAACGCGTCCTCAAGCGACACGGCATCGTCTGCAGCATGAGCCGACGCGGCAATTGCTACGACAACGCAGCCATGGAGAGTTGGTTCAGCACGCTCAAGAATGAGCTGGGAGAGGTTTTCGAGAGCCCCCATGACGCGAAGGTGAAGCTGTTCGACTACATCGAGGTCTTCTACAACCAGCAACGCATGCACTCGGCAATCGGCTACGCTGCGCCGGCCGAGTTCGAACGGGCAGCGGCATAG
- a CDS encoding 3-oxoacyl-ACP synthase III family protein — MTPNVCVVGAGAFVPSRRVSNARIARAIPGWPAERIEEKLGIRERRFLWDFDESTGRALPPPEDDGHIYPATNTDMCEVALRKALEGSGVEARELDALFVVTCTPDAPHFNHDAMALHQRLGLREDAFALVVDDGCGGTTYVLDLVKKMMAGGRFRTVAVVASAFTSPLVNRDVYLDELPPGPGRTKALQGYLSMYVFGDGAGAVVLQSRETGADGAGILASFSGNAHGDLVIRKGGGLLKLPYQAGRSRPADMAFVVDGFRVARSYPEYMHKCLETVLEARPDLRGSVKRYYFHQPNKRVMDAFVSREGLSPEAVACNVDLYGNTSAAGMLILLAEDVETGRVRLGAGDVVLVAAVGANIHYGAQLIRL; from the coding sequence ATGACACCGAATGTCTGTGTCGTCGGCGCAGGAGCCTTTGTTCCCTCGCGACGGGTGAGCAATGCGCGCATCGCGCGAGCCATCCCGGGGTGGCCGGCGGAGCGCATCGAGGAGAAGCTGGGCATCCGGGAGCGGCGGTTCCTGTGGGACTTCGACGAGTCGACAGGCCGCGCGCTTCCTCCGCCGGAGGATGACGGCCACATCTATCCCGCCACGAACACGGACATGTGCGAGGTGGCGTTGCGCAAGGCGCTCGAGGGCTCGGGCGTGGAGGCGCGGGAGTTGGATGCGCTCTTCGTCGTCACGTGTACGCCGGATGCGCCGCACTTCAACCATGACGCCATGGCGTTGCATCAACGGCTGGGGCTGCGTGAGGACGCGTTCGCGCTGGTGGTGGACGACGGCTGTGGTGGCACGACGTATGTGTTGGACCTGGTGAAGAAGATGATGGCGGGGGGGCGCTTCCGCACGGTGGCGGTGGTGGCGTCGGCCTTCACGTCGCCGTTGGTGAATCGGGACGTGTATCTGGACGAGCTGCCCCCGGGGCCGGGCCGGACGAAGGCGCTCCAGGGTTATCTCTCCATGTACGTGTTTGGAGATGGGGCGGGGGCGGTGGTGCTCCAGTCGAGGGAGACGGGGGCGGACGGCGCGGGCATCCTCGCGTCGTTCTCGGGCAACGCGCATGGGGACCTGGTCATCCGCAAGGGCGGGGGCTTGTTGAAGCTGCCCTACCAGGCGGGGCGGTCGCGTCCGGCGGACATGGCCTTCGTGGTGGATGGGTTCCGGGTGGCGCGGAGCTATCCGGAGTACATGCACAAGTGCCTGGAGACGGTGTTGGAGGCACGGCCGGACCTGCGCGGGTCGGTGAAGCGGTACTACTTTCATCAACCCAACAAACGGGTGATGGATGCCTTTGTGTCACGGGAGGGGCTCTCGCCGGAGGCGGTGGCTTGCAATGTTGACTTGTATGGAAACACTTCCGCGGCGGGGATGCTCATCCTGCTGGCGGAGGATGTGGAGACAGGGAGGGTGAGGTTGGGGGCGGGGGACGTGGTGTTGGTGGCAGCCGTTGGGGCGAATATCCACTACGGGGCGCAGCTCATCCGCTTGTAG
- a CDS encoding MarR family winged helix-turn-helix transcriptional regulator, producing the protein MKRLQFVLEVHRATQRIGLFLESAEPPLELSQGEAHLLAYLLEAGDTALSELHAAFAHKRSTLTSYMDRLEAKRLVRREARPEDRRSFMVSLTGAGRTLAVRVHRRLEALEALVLERLGEEDVESLVTGLDALSEVDRESRPKRSPSKKARGGG; encoded by the coding sequence ATGAAGCGGCTTCAATTTGTGCTGGAAGTCCACCGGGCGACCCAACGCATCGGCTTGTTCCTGGAGTCCGCCGAGCCACCCCTGGAGCTCTCGCAGGGAGAGGCCCACTTGCTGGCCTATCTGTTGGAGGCGGGGGACACGGCGCTGAGCGAGCTCCATGCGGCCTTCGCGCACAAGCGCTCCACGTTGACCAGCTACATGGACCGGCTGGAGGCGAAGCGGCTGGTGCGGCGGGAGGCGAGGCCCGAGGACCGGCGCTCGTTCATGGTGTCGTTGACGGGGGCGGGGCGGACGCTGGCCGTCCGGGTGCACCGGCGGCTGGAGGCACTGGAGGCGCTGGTGCTGGAGCGGCTGGGAGAGGAGGATGTGGAGAGCCTGGTGACGGGGCTCGACGCGCTCTCGGAGGTGGACCGGGAGTCGCGCCCCAAGCGCAGCCCGTCGAAGAAGGCGAGGGGCGGAGGTTGA
- a CDS encoding sterol desaturase family protein encodes MTPGPIPERVAAFRRRYRAEHVGPRYSGRAHFAFTSLGALGVILLVSARLEAVRPLEWLTVPVVFLLGNAVEFLGHRGPMHHRRKGLGLLFRRHTEQHHRFFTHEALSYESSQDVKVVLFPPVLLVFFLGAVAAPVGVLTFLLSTRNVGWLFVASSVGYYLTYEWLHFCHHLPAEHPVARLRLMGWLRRHHQVHHDPSKMSRWNFNITFPLADEWCGTRWRSGISDARASGRETR; translated from the coding sequence GTGACACCGGGCCCCATTCCCGAGCGGGTGGCCGCGTTCCGCCGGAGGTATCGCGCGGAGCACGTCGGGCCGCGCTACTCCGGCCGGGCGCACTTCGCCTTCACGAGCCTGGGCGCGCTGGGAGTCATCCTCCTGGTGTCCGCCCGACTGGAGGCGGTGCGTCCCCTGGAGTGGCTGACCGTCCCCGTCGTCTTCCTGCTGGGAAACGCGGTGGAGTTCCTCGGGCACCGGGGCCCCATGCACCATCGAAGAAAGGGGCTGGGGCTGCTCTTCCGGAGACACACTGAGCAGCACCACCGCTTCTTCACCCATGAGGCGCTGTCCTACGAGTCCTCCCAGGATGTGAAGGTGGTGCTCTTTCCCCCGGTGCTCCTCGTCTTCTTCTTGGGAGCCGTGGCCGCGCCGGTGGGGGTGCTCACGTTCCTCCTCTCGACGAGAAACGTGGGGTGGCTCTTCGTGGCGTCGTCCGTGGGGTACTACCTCACCTATGAGTGGCTGCACTTCTGCCACCACCTCCCCGCCGAGCACCCCGTGGCGCGCCTGCGTCTCATGGGGTGGCTCCGCCGGCACCATCAGGTGCACCACGACCCGTCGAAGATGAGCCGGTGGAACTTCAACATCACCTTCCCGCTGGCGGATGAGTGGTGTGGGACCAGGTGGCGGTCGGGGATTTCGGACGCTCGGGCCTCTGGGCGCGAAACAAGGTGA